From a single Rosa rugosa chromosome 7, drRosRugo1.1, whole genome shotgun sequence genomic region:
- the LOC133720555 gene encoding uncharacterized protein LOC133720555 translates to MIIAPKYIELSQKYHDIIFLKLDRDQENKGPSQQNINLEKMINAHATTSQSQQSSRPINAPSNDLENRRCALLNWNNYEEDEVVAEGKISSTNPSTKVHCVPLGRDCWKVWVDVVFDEYQTMEVYRATMDAKQLGEAVGSTLAWPKSSIKMLP, encoded by the exons ATGATTATAGCTCCAAAATATATAGAATTGTCACAGAAATATCACGATATTATATTCTTGAAGCTTGATCGTGACCAAGAAAATAAG GGACCTTCTCAACAGAACATAAACTTAGAGAAAATGATAAATGCACATGCAACTACTTCTCAG TCACAACAATCAAGTAGACCAATCAATGCTCCAAGCAATGATCTTGAAAATAGAAGATGTGCACTTTTGAATTGGAACaattatgaagaagatgaagtggtGGCTGAAGGGAAGATCTCTTCAACAAATCCAAGTACAAAAGTTCATTGTGTGCCTCTTGGACGAGATTGTTGGAAGGTTTGGGTTGACGTGGTGTTTGATGAGTATCAGACTATGGAAGTGTATAGAGCAACCATGGATGCCAAACAACTTGGTGAAGCTGTAGGAAGCACTCTTGCATGGCCCAAAAGCTCCATTAAAATGCTCCCTTAG